Proteins encoded within one genomic window of Flavobacterium sp. NG2:
- a CDS encoding DUF1508 domain-containing protein, producing the protein MGSFVISKRFSGDYKFEYTSRKGKPIFTSNTYELRMDCEADAELLRSLFDKCSFVKFKTSKGKFFFRVVLNDAVVATSRKYSTALMTQKGIDEIVKYGSRAEILDFAASEVIFDD; encoded by the coding sequence ATGGGATCTTTTGTGATTAGTAAGCGATTTAGTGGTGATTATAAGTTTGAATATACTTCTAGGAAGGGAAAGCCTATTTTCACGAGTAATACGTATGAATTACGAATGGATTGCGAAGCGGATGCGGAGTTGTTGCGTTCGTTGTTTGATAAGTGTTCTTTTGTGAAGTTTAAGACTTCAAAAGGGAAGTTCTTTTTTAGGGTAGTATTGAATGATGCTGTAGTGGCTACTAGTAGAAAGTATTCTACTGCGTTGATGACGCAAAAAGGAATTGATGAAATTGTAAAATATGGCTCTAGGGCAGAGATATTAGACTTTGCCGCTAGTGAGGTTATTTTTGATGATTAG
- a CDS encoding 3-deoxy-D-manno-octulosonic acid transferase: MRFLYNFTLYLAEFILKLIALFNPKIKLFVSGRTTVFDTLSKNIKSSDKTIWFHAASLGEYEQGLPVMEKIKSEFPSHKIILTFFSPSGFEVRKNNTVADITVYLPLDTKKNAKRFIALTHPEMVFFIKYEFWINYLAVLKMNNTPTYLISGIFRENQLFFKWYGEFYRKALNTFTYFFVQNEKSKELVQQLEKTNVIVSGDTRFDRVVAILEKNNTLDFIAQFKNNTTTIVIGSSWPKDEELLVNYINTTNQKIKFIIAPHNIKPEQIAQLKNGLSKKTVLFSEMEGKTLADYDVFIIDTIGILTKIYSYANIAYVGGGFGNPGVHNILEPATFGVPIVIGSNYSHFAEATTLVDLGGCISISNLVELETTFDNLITNSNSQKEKGLICSDFVFTNKGATNTIMEHILKGTN; the protein is encoded by the coding sequence ATGCGCTTTCTATACAATTTCACCCTTTATCTAGCTGAATTTATTCTAAAACTTATCGCCCTATTTAATCCTAAAATAAAACTTTTTGTATCAGGAAGGACAACCGTTTTTGATACACTTTCTAAAAATATAAAATCCTCAGATAAAACCATTTGGTTCCACGCCGCTTCTTTAGGTGAATACGAACAAGGACTACCTGTGATGGAAAAAATAAAATCAGAATTCCCATCTCATAAAATAATCCTAACGTTCTTCTCTCCTTCTGGTTTTGAAGTTCGAAAAAACAATACCGTTGCCGACATCACTGTTTATCTACCTTTGGATACTAAAAAAAATGCGAAACGTTTTATCGCTTTAACGCATCCTGAAATGGTGTTTTTTATTAAATATGAATTTTGGATTAATTATTTAGCCGTTTTAAAGATGAATAACACCCCAACCTATTTAATATCTGGCATCTTTCGTGAGAACCAATTATTCTTTAAATGGTATGGTGAATTTTACAGAAAAGCACTAAATACCTTCACTTATTTCTTCGTTCAAAACGAAAAATCTAAAGAACTTGTTCAACAATTAGAAAAAACAAATGTAATTGTTTCGGGAGATACACGTTTTGATCGAGTAGTCGCTATTTTAGAAAAAAACAATACTTTGGATTTTATAGCACAATTTAAAAACAATACTACAACCATTGTAATAGGCAGTTCTTGGCCCAAAGACGAAGAATTACTTGTTAACTACATTAATACAACCAATCAAAAGATTAAATTCATCATTGCACCACACAACATAAAACCCGAACAAATAGCACAATTGAAAAATGGATTATCGAAGAAAACCGTTTTGTTTTCAGAGATGGAAGGCAAAACCCTAGCCGATTATGATGTTTTCATTATCGACACGATTGGAATTCTAACTAAAATATATAGCTATGCTAACATTGCATACGTGGGTGGTGGCTTTGGAAACCCAGGTGTTCATAATATTTTAGAACCAGCTACTTTTGGTGTCCCTATAGTAATTGGAAGCAACTATTCACACTTTGCAGAAGCAACAACATTAGTTGATTTAGGAGGATGTATCTCTATTTCAAACCTAGTAGAACTAGAAACAACTTTTGACAATCTCATAACAAACTCCAATTCGCAAAAAGAAAAAGGACTAATTTGTAGTGACTTTGTGTTCACAAATAAAGGAGCCACAAATACTATTATGGAACATATTTTAAAAGGCACAAATTAA
- a CDS encoding DegT/DnrJ/EryC1/StrS family aminotransferase, with amino-acid sequence MKKIQMVDLKSQYDKIATTVNASIQEVLDTNTYINGPQVHQFQKSLEDYLGVKHVIPCANGTDALQIAMMGLGLKPGDEVITADFTFAATVEVIALLQLTPVLVDVDMHNMNISIERIKQAITPKTKAIVPVHLFGRAANMDAIMELAAAHNLFVIEDNAQAIGADFISTTGAKSKVGTIGHVGATSFFPSKNLGCYGDGGAIFTNDDALAHTIRGIVNHGMYERYHHDVVGVNSRLDSVQAAVLNAKLPLLNEYNHARREAAAKYNTALSAHTKIVTPSFDFDQNNHVFHQYVLRIINADRDGLMKHLLDKGIPCAIYYPIPLHSQKAYLDSRYKEEDFPVTNQLVNEVIALPMHTELEDEQIQFITDSVLEFLK; translated from the coding sequence ATGAAGAAAATTCAAATGGTTGACTTAAAAAGTCAATACGATAAAATCGCTACAACAGTTAATGCTTCTATTCAAGAAGTTTTGGATACAAACACCTATATAAACGGGCCTCAAGTGCATCAATTTCAAAAATCATTAGAAGATTATTTGGGAGTAAAACATGTTATTCCTTGTGCTAATGGAACTGATGCTTTGCAAATCGCCATGATGGGATTAGGTTTAAAGCCTGGTGATGAAGTTATCACTGCTGATTTTACTTTTGCAGCTACAGTTGAGGTAATTGCTTTGTTGCAGTTGACTCCAGTTTTAGTGGATGTGGATATGCATAATATGAATATTTCTATCGAAAGGATAAAACAAGCAATTACTCCAAAGACCAAGGCTATTGTCCCAGTGCATTTATTTGGTCGTGCGGCCAATATGGATGCGATAATGGAATTAGCGGCAGCTCATAATTTGTTTGTTATTGAAGACAATGCACAAGCTATTGGGGCCGATTTTATTTCAACTACGGGTGCCAAAAGTAAAGTAGGAACAATTGGTCATGTGGGGGCTACCTCTTTCTTTCCATCAAAAAATTTAGGTTGTTATGGTGATGGTGGTGCTATTTTTACTAATGATGATGCTCTAGCACATACTATTCGTGGAATAGTAAATCACGGAATGTACGAGCGTTACCACCATGATGTGGTAGGGGTGAATTCTCGTTTGGATAGTGTTCAAGCGGCTGTTTTAAATGCAAAATTACCTTTGTTGAATGAGTATAACCATGCGCGTCGTGAAGCAGCAGCTAAATACAATACTGCACTTTCGGCACATACAAAGATTGTTACTCCTTCATTTGATTTTGACCAAAATAATCATGTTTTTCATCAATATGTGTTGCGTATTATTAATGCTGACAGAGATGGATTAATGAAACATTTGCTAGACAAAGGGATACCATGTGCAATCTATTATCCAATTCCGTTACACTCTCAAAAAGCATATTTGGATTCAAGGTACAAAGAGGAAGATTTTCCAGTTACGAATCAGTTGGTAAACGAAGTTATTGCTTTGCCTATGCATACGGAACTAGAAGATGAACAAATCCAGTTTATTACAGATAGTGTATTGGAGTTCTTGAAATAA
- a CDS encoding T9SS type A sorting domain-containing protein — MKTTPTIKTVLTLLLSFPILSYGQTVLSADTSKDTYAHINSVLAPGNDAIEVPDAIHNNMRHITQKFDSQLNKDVFEFSIHVTPDNDISTTSTDRQRNEIKTYSPSPANLKGTLGEIVQYKWKFRIPVGFQPSSNFTHIHQIKAVGGDESNPIFAITLRKATSSGATSKLELNYYPPATSSATKLLNLEMAAFEGHWVEATETITYGSAATSTYDFVIKKISDNSILATYSDNTLITFRPDNTFARPKWGIYRSIATQSALRDESMLFADFSIQELPSLGVDEFENAFKNVNIFPNPVNEYLSFTESILNKLDAYKIIEPTGKVLIYEKIKMDKVDVSFLKPGSYFIQLYQGKVKAKTIQFLKK; from the coding sequence ATGAAAACCACACCAACTATAAAAACTGTTCTAACTCTACTTTTAAGTTTTCCTATTCTTAGTTATGGACAAACCGTACTCAGTGCCGACACGTCCAAAGACACCTATGCTCATATCAATAGTGTTTTGGCCCCTGGAAATGACGCCATAGAAGTACCCGATGCTATTCATAACAATATGCGTCATATTACTCAAAAATTTGACTCACAACTAAACAAAGATGTTTTTGAATTTAGCATTCACGTCACTCCCGACAATGATATTTCAACAACATCAACAGATCGTCAACGTAACGAAATTAAAACTTACAGTCCCTCACCTGCGAATCTAAAAGGCACATTAGGTGAAATTGTACAATACAAATGGAAGTTTAGAATCCCTGTAGGGTTTCAACCTTCCTCAAATTTCACTCATATCCACCAGATAAAAGCTGTGGGCGGCGATGAAAGCAATCCCATTTTTGCTATTACCTTACGAAAAGCAACCAGCTCAGGAGCGACAAGCAAATTAGAACTTAATTATTACCCCCCAGCAACCTCCTCCGCTACTAAACTCTTAAATTTAGAAATGGCTGCTTTTGAAGGGCATTGGGTCGAAGCAACCGAAACAATAACTTATGGATCGGCCGCTACAAGTACTTACGACTTTGTAATAAAAAAAATAAGTGATAATTCTATTTTGGCAACTTATAGTGACAACACACTGATCACCTTCAGACCAGACAATACTTTTGCAAGACCTAAATGGGGTATTTATAGAAGTATTGCGACACAATCTGCATTACGTGATGAAAGCATGTTATTCGCAGATTTTAGCATTCAAGAACTACCATCATTAGGCGTAGATGAATTTGAAAATGCATTTAAGAATGTAAATATATTTCCAAATCCTGTTAATGAATATTTATCTTTCACAGAATCAATACTCAATAAACTGGATGCCTATAAAATTATTGAACCTACTGGAAAAGTATTAATTTATGAAAAAATAAAAATGGACAAAGTTGATGTTTCTTTTCTAAAACCAGGATCTTACTTCATTCAATTATACCAAGGAAAGGTAAAAGCAAAAACAATTCAATTCCTGAAAAAATAA
- a CDS encoding alpha/beta hydrolase, with the protein MNKLILTIIFLCLTLTGFSQTDESTTYKPVEYPKTHTAKIDVIYTKVGDWEGRADLYFNLNTPKPTPIVINIHGGGWNKGVKESQTGYNTFFKAGFAVANMEYRLSQQATAPAAVEDTRCMLIYLIQHAKELNIDTDKIVIMGGSAGGHLALMGGLLANDSRFDTNCKGTPNVKVAAIIDKYGITDVSDWSFGKLKSKSALQWLGDKVTDKSFIQSVSPIHYVTKNSPPTFIVHGDADPTVPYQQSVDLYKKLQEMGVKSEFITVPGGVHGKFEKEKNDEIYKAMIKFLTDINIIN; encoded by the coding sequence ATGAATAAATTGATTTTAACTATAATATTTCTATGCTTAACTCTGACTGGATTCTCACAAACAGACGAAAGCACCACTTACAAACCAGTTGAGTATCCTAAAACGCATACTGCAAAAATTGACGTTATCTACACCAAAGTAGGCGACTGGGAAGGTAGAGCTGATTTATACTTTAACCTTAATACACCAAAACCCACACCTATTGTCATTAATATTCACGGTGGTGGATGGAACAAAGGCGTCAAAGAATCTCAAACAGGCTACAATACATTTTTTAAAGCAGGTTTTGCCGTAGCCAATATGGAATACCGCTTATCCCAACAAGCCACTGCACCCGCTGCTGTCGAAGATACCCGATGCATGCTTATTTATCTAATTCAACACGCCAAAGAACTCAACATCGACACCGACAAAATTGTTATCATGGGTGGAAGTGCTGGTGGACATTTGGCATTAATGGGTGGACTCTTAGCAAATGACTCCCGTTTTGACACCAATTGCAAAGGAACTCCCAATGTAAAAGTAGCCGCTATCATTGACAAATACGGAATTACAGATGTATCCGATTGGTCTTTTGGAAAGCTAAAAAGCAAATCGGCCTTACAATGGCTAGGGGATAAAGTAACTGATAAAAGTTTCATACAATCCGTTTCACCAATTCACTATGTTACTAAAAACAGCCCTCCTACTTTTATAGTTCATGGTGATGCCGACCCAACCGTTCCTTACCAACAATCTGTTGACTTATATAAAAAACTACAAGAAATGGGAGTGAAATCCGAATTCATAACCGTACCAGGCGGTGTTCATGGCAAATTTGAAAAAGAAAAAAATGATGAGATTTATAAAGCCATGATAAAATTCTTGACTGATATCAATATAATTAATTAA
- the fabD gene encoding ACP S-malonyltransferase: MKAYVFPGQGAQFTGMGKDLYENSALAKDLFEKANEILGFRITDIMFEGTAEELKETKVTQPAVFLHSVILAKTLGDDFKPEMVAGHSLGEFSALVANGALSFEDGLKLVSQRALAMQKACEIKPSTMAAVLGLADNIVEEVCASVDGVVVAANYNCPGQLVISGEFKAVELACEKMKEAGAKRALLLPVGGAFHSPMMEPAREELAAAIEATTFSTPICPVYQNVTASAVSDANEIKKNLIIQLTAPVKWTQSVQQMIADGATLFTEVGPGKVLAGLIGKINKEAATANA, from the coding sequence ATGAAGGCATACGTATTTCCTGGTCAAGGAGCACAATTTACAGGTATGGGAAAAGACTTGTACGAGAACTCGGCTTTGGCCAAAGATTTATTCGAAAAAGCAAATGAAATATTGGGTTTCAGAATCACAGACATCATGTTTGAGGGTACTGCTGAGGAATTGAAAGAAACCAAAGTTACCCAACCAGCAGTGTTCTTGCATTCGGTAATATTAGCCAAAACACTAGGTGACGACTTTAAACCAGAAATGGTGGCAGGTCACTCATTAGGAGAATTCTCTGCTTTAGTAGCCAATGGTGCTTTGAGTTTTGAAGACGGCTTGAAACTAGTCTCACAACGTGCTTTAGCCATGCAAAAAGCCTGCGAAATCAAGCCATCAACGATGGCTGCTGTTTTAGGGTTAGCAGACAACATTGTGGAGGAGGTTTGTGCTTCAGTTGACGGAGTTGTTGTTGCAGCAAACTACAACTGCCCTGGTCAATTAGTAATTTCAGGAGAATTTAAAGCGGTAGAATTAGCTTGTGAAAAAATGAAAGAAGCGGGTGCCAAACGCGCTTTATTACTACCGGTTGGTGGTGCTTTTCACTCGCCTATGATGGAACCTGCACGGGAGGAATTAGCAGCTGCAATAGAAGCGACTACCTTTTCTACTCCTATTTGCCCAGTATATCAAAACGTGACAGCATCGGCAGTGTCTGACGCTAACGAAATCAAGAAAAACTTAATCATTCAGTTGACGGCTCCAGTAAAATGGACACAATCCGTTCAACAAATGATTGCTGATGGAGCGACTTTATTTACTGAAGTAGGTCCTGGAAAAGTTTTGGCTGGATTAATTGGAAAAATTAATAAAGAGGCAGCGACCGCGAATGCATAA
- a CDS encoding IS110 family transposase: protein MILKYSVGLDVSSSKIDGSICVIDENQQVQFKSKITFNNTVSGFESLDSWITKWHKEMDLPLVVCMEATGVYHENCALYLFEKGYKLSIVLPNKAKKYLECLGLKSKNDSIDARGLAQMGAEQCLSLWEPLGRYYYELRHYTRQHQNIQELKTVISNQIHALEHSMYRSDLLIDQLKSTITLFDAQLKELDKKMKLHLKSDAVVYNKCLNILAIKGIGYLTIATLIAETNGFELFKNYKQLVSYAGYDVVEAQSGTRVGKTKISKKGNSRIRRALHMPSLIVITCKEKPFLDLYNRTFEKHAIKMKSYVAVQKKLLVMVYHLWKKNKRYDTNYRINIQEKEQELSSLLAFEKGTNAKMDKKISPKQVEAKQGKHSTKNRSMLPLC, encoded by the coding sequence ATGATTTTAAAGTATTCTGTGGGATTAGATGTTTCTAGTAGCAAAATTGATGGATCAATTTGTGTCATTGATGAGAACCAACAAGTTCAGTTTAAGTCTAAAATAACCTTTAACAACACTGTTTCTGGTTTTGAAAGTTTAGACTCTTGGATAACAAAATGGCATAAAGAGATGGATTTGCCTTTGGTTGTTTGTATGGAAGCCACAGGTGTCTATCATGAAAATTGTGCGTTATATTTATTTGAAAAAGGATATAAACTATCTATAGTTTTACCTAATAAGGCAAAGAAATACTTAGAATGTTTGGGTTTAAAATCTAAGAATGATAGTATTGACGCTAGAGGATTGGCACAAATGGGAGCTGAACAATGCTTAAGCCTTTGGGAGCCATTAGGACGCTACTATTATGAATTACGTCACTACACCAGACAGCATCAAAATATACAAGAATTAAAAACGGTCATAAGTAATCAAATCCATGCATTAGAACACTCGATGTATCGTTCCGATTTATTGATTGATCAACTTAAAAGCACTATAACTCTGTTTGATGCTCAGTTGAAAGAATTAGATAAAAAAATGAAATTACATCTTAAATCTGATGCTGTAGTTTATAATAAATGCTTAAATATCTTGGCAATTAAAGGAATAGGATACTTAACTATAGCAACTCTAATAGCAGAAACTAATGGTTTTGAGCTATTTAAAAACTATAAGCAATTAGTTTCTTATGCTGGTTATGATGTTGTTGAAGCTCAATCAGGAACTAGGGTTGGAAAGACTAAGATATCTAAAAAAGGGAATTCAAGAATAAGAAGAGCTCTTCATATGCCGTCTTTAATAGTTATAACATGTAAAGAAAAACCGTTTTTAGATTTGTATAATAGGACTTTTGAAAAACACGCCATAAAAATGAAAAGTTATGTAGCGGTACAGAAAAAATTATTAGTAATGGTCTATCATTTGTGGAAGAAAAATAAACGATACGATACTAATTATCGAATAAATATTCAAGAAAAGGAACAGGAGCTTTCTTCTCTGCTTGCCTTTGAAAAAGGCACAAACGCAAAAATGGATAAAAAAATTAGCCCCAAACAAGTTGAGGCTAAACAAGGTAAACATTCAACGAAAAATCGCAGTATGCTTCCTCTCTGCTAA
- a CDS encoding (4Fe-4S)-binding protein: MNSKDIKKEYTNGEVTVVWQSGKCIHSGNCVRNNPDVFQPKETPWIKINASATEKIIETVQKCPSGALSFYKNDK, translated from the coding sequence ATGAATTCAAAAGACATTAAAAAAGAATATACCAACGGAGAAGTAACCGTCGTATGGCAATCTGGGAAATGCATTCACTCTGGGAATTGTGTCCGCAACAATCCTGACGTTTTCCAACCTAAAGAAACTCCTTGGATTAAAATCAATGCTTCGGCAACCGAAAAAATCATTGAAACGGTGCAAAAATGCCCTTCAGGAGCACTTTCATTTTACAAAAACGATAAATAA
- a CDS encoding pseudouridine synthase, whose amino-acid sequence MLEILYQDEYIIAINKPSGLLVHKSFYARDAKVYAIQELRNQIGGQHVYPIHRLDRKTSGVLLFALDKEVLKIMNDRFATREVEKKYLAILRGWSPEELTIDYDLTNDDDIKQNAITYFHRLQNTEIELEFNSKPTSRYCLVEAIPETGRMHQLRKHFKHIFHPILGSRPHGCNKQNKLWLENYDLKGMMLHAHQLIFNHPINNEQLILNAKINEEFSRVGTILNLDLSTYK is encoded by the coding sequence ATGTTAGAAATTCTATACCAAGACGAATATATTATTGCCATTAATAAACCAAGCGGATTATTGGTTCACAAATCATTTTATGCGCGCGACGCCAAAGTGTATGCCATCCAAGAATTGAGAAATCAAATAGGTGGACAACACGTATACCCTATTCATCGGTTAGATCGCAAAACATCTGGTGTTTTGTTATTTGCATTGGATAAAGAGGTTTTAAAAATTATGAATGATCGTTTTGCCACACGCGAAGTCGAAAAAAAGTATTTAGCCATTTTACGTGGTTGGTCACCCGAAGAACTAACGATAGATTATGATCTAACCAATGATGATGATATTAAACAAAATGCAATAACCTACTTTCATCGTTTGCAAAATACTGAAATCGAACTAGAATTCAACAGCAAACCAACGTCACGATATTGTTTGGTAGAAGCGATTCCTGAAACAGGTCGTATGCATCAATTACGGAAACATTTCAAACATATTTTTCATCCTATTCTAGGAAGTCGCCCACATGGTTGCAACAAACAAAATAAATTATGGCTGGAGAATTATGACCTAAAAGGAATGATGCTTCATGCACATCAGTTAATTTTTAACCATCCTATAAATAACGAACAACTCATCTTGAATGCAAAGATTAATGAAGAGTTTAGCAGAGTAGGCACTATTCTTAATCTAGATTTGAGCACATATAAATAG
- the era gene encoding GTPase Era: protein MSHKAGFVNIIGNPNVGKSTLMNAFVGERLSIITSKAQTTRHRILGIVNGEDFQMVLSDTPGIIKPAYEMQESMMNFVKSAFEDADVLIYMVEIGEQDLKDEAFFNKIIYAKIPVLLLLNKIDNSNQEQLEEQVAFWAEKVPNAEIFPISALKNFNVPEVFGRILELLPESPPYYPKDQLTDKPERFFVNETIREKILLNYSKEIPYAVEIVTEEFVETDAIIRIRSLIMVERDTQKGIIIGHKGAALKKVGMEAREDLEKFFGKQIHIELYVKVNKNWRSNANMLKRFGYNQ from the coding sequence ATGTCACATAAAGCAGGTTTTGTAAATATTATTGGGAATCCGAATGTTGGGAAATCAACATTGATGAATGCCTTTGTGGGGGAAAGGTTGTCTATTATCACCTCTAAAGCACAAACAACTCGTCATAGAATCCTTGGAATTGTCAATGGAGAAGATTTTCAGATGGTATTGTCTGATACTCCTGGAATCATCAAACCTGCTTATGAGATGCAAGAATCGATGATGAACTTTGTCAAATCGGCTTTTGAGGATGCTGACGTTTTAATCTATATGGTGGAAATAGGGGAGCAGGATTTGAAAGACGAAGCTTTTTTTAATAAAATCATCTATGCTAAAATTCCTGTGTTGTTATTGTTGAATAAAATTGATAATTCAAATCAAGAACAGTTAGAAGAGCAAGTGGCTTTTTGGGCTGAAAAAGTGCCTAATGCCGAGATTTTCCCAATATCAGCCTTAAAGAATTTCAATGTGCCAGAAGTTTTTGGACGTATTTTGGAATTGTTGCCTGAATCACCTCCTTATTATCCTAAAGACCAGTTGACAGATAAACCAGAACGTTTTTTTGTTAATGAAACCATTCGTGAGAAAATCTTATTGAACTACAGTAAAGAGATTCCGTATGCAGTAGAGATTGTAACTGAGGAATTTGTAGAAACAGATGCGATTATCCGTATTCGTTCTCTTATTATGGTAGAGCGCGATACCCAAAAAGGAATCATCATTGGACATAAAGGAGCGGCTTTGAAAAAAGTAGGAATGGAGGCTCGTGAGGATTTAGAAAAATTCTTTGGTAAACAAATTCACATCGAATTGTATGTGAAAGTGAATAAAAACTGGAGAAGTAACGCGAATATGTTGAAGCGTTTTGGGTATAATCAATAA
- the der gene encoding ribosome biogenesis GTPase Der has translation MTNNIVAIVGRPNVGKSTLFNRLIQRREAIVDSVSGVTRDRNYGKSEWNGKEFSVIDTGGYVRGSDDVFEGEIRKQVELAIDEADVIIFVVDVEEGITPMDDAVAKLLRKVTKPVLLAVNKVDNAMREKDAVEFYNLGLGEYYTFASISGSGTGDLLDALIEAFPEKPEVEDVSDLPRFAVVGRPNAGKSSFINALIGKDRYIVTDIAGTTRDAIDTKFDRFGFEFNLVDTAGIRRKAKVKEDLEFYSVMRSVRAIEHADICILIIDATRGFEGQDQSIFWLAEKNRKGVVILVNKWDLVEKDTMSTRDYEEKIRKELMPFTDVPILFVSALTKQRLLKALEATVKVYENRQQRIATSKFNEYMLKIIEAYPPPATKGKYVKIKYCMQLPSPTPQFVFFANLPQYVKEPYKRYLENKIRENWDFSGVPIDIYIREK, from the coding sequence ATGACAAATAATATTGTTGCCATAGTAGGAAGACCAAATGTAGGGAAATCGACTCTTTTTAATCGTTTGATTCAAAGAAGAGAGGCGATTGTTGACTCGGTTTCGGGGGTTACACGTGATAGAAATTACGGAAAAAGTGAGTGGAACGGAAAGGAATTCTCTGTAATTGATACGGGTGGATATGTACGTGGTTCTGACGATGTGTTTGAAGGAGAGATTCGCAAGCAGGTAGAATTGGCCATTGACGAAGCTGATGTGATTATTTTTGTGGTGGATGTTGAGGAAGGAATTACTCCAATGGATGATGCTGTAGCGAAGTTGTTGCGTAAAGTAACCAAGCCAGTGTTGTTAGCCGTGAACAAAGTAGATAATGCGATGCGTGAAAAAGACGCGGTAGAATTTTATAATCTTGGTTTAGGTGAATATTACACTTTTGCGAGTATTTCAGGAAGTGGAACAGGGGATTTATTAGATGCTTTAATCGAAGCTTTTCCTGAAAAACCAGAGGTAGAAGATGTGTCAGACTTGCCACGTTTTGCCGTTGTAGGACGTCCGAATGCTGGGAAATCTAGTTTTATCAATGCATTGATTGGTAAAGACAGATATATTGTTACTGATATTGCAGGAACAACTCGTGATGCGATTGATACAAAGTTTGACCGTTTTGGGTTTGAATTTAACTTAGTGGATACAGCGGGAATTCGTCGTAAGGCTAAGGTAAAAGAAGACTTAGAGTTTTACTCGGTGATGCGTTCTGTGCGTGCTATTGAGCATGCGGATATTTGTATTTTGATTATCGATGCGACTCGTGGTTTTGAAGGACAGGATCAAAGTATTTTTTGGTTGGCCGAAAAAAACCGAAAAGGAGTAGTGATTTTGGTAAACAAATGGGATTTGGTCGAAAAAGACACCATGTCAACACGTGATTACGAAGAGAAAATCCGAAAAGAATTGATGCCTTTTACCGATGTGCCTATTTTGTTTGTTTCGGCATTAACCAAACAACGTTTATTGAAAGCGCTTGAGGCTACAGTAAAAGTATATGAAAACCGTCAACAGCGTATTGCAACTTCAAAATTCAATGAGTATATGTTGAAAATAATAGAAGCTTATCCGCCGCCAGCGACTAAAGGGAAGTATGTGAAAATAAAATATTGTATGCAATTGCCATCACCAACACCTCAGTTTGTGTTTTTTGCCAACTTGCCGCAGTATGTTAAAGAACCGTATAAACGTTACCTAGAGAATAAGATTAGAGAAAATTGGGATTTTTCAGGAGTGCCAATAGATATTTATATCAGAGAAAAATAA